TGTCAGCAAATTAATGAGCTGAATTTCGACCAATTGATTTAAACGGTTTTGCGTTTTATGTATCATAGTGTTGAGAAAGAAAAACACGATTTACATGTCAAGGTCTTATTTTGCAAACATGTCATTtacatatttgcaaaataagaaCTTTTGGTATCACCATAAAAGCcttcaaaaaacctttaatttaatGTATCACTCGACCCCctttaccatttaaaattttggggGTGGTTCTTCCACTGTCTAGAGGGTATAGGAAATCATCGTTAactactaataaaaaaaaacctttcctTTCTATATTAATGTTGACATGCCTCAACATTATTGCCTAACTTCTTCACCAGTCAAGAAAACGgctattttgttttaattggcGTACTCTATATATGTACCTAATCGTATTAATCAAATGGCTTATCATTCAACATCTAATAATTGAAAGATACTATATTATATATCACACCGTAGcaataagaagttttgaaatttacacgGTAATTAAACATAGAACTTTCGGTTttaaaatgtggtaaaaatttgAGACATGATTTATggcaatatatttaaattcatataataTCTGATTcagaagaaatatttaaaactaatttaaggGCAAGCAgattataattcatattttaaaattaaatcttgtATTTGTTCATTGGCAATCTTGACTGTTTGAGCCTTTTCTCGTAGATAGTGGATAAGTTCCCATAAACCTAAAAGTAGAAAAAAGGCGTACATCACTTATCTGGCAAGATCagtatattgaaaatagaCATTCGATATATTTGCGTCTTCTTGTCTTCGCAAAGAATATAGAATAGAAGTATCCGGAACACGGAACTTTATAGAACACTTTATTCTAACAATGACTTAATTGAGATATCAAGTTTAATGCTTTGATACTTCAAAGTTTACAGATTCATAACtaagtttaaatttcatttgccgTTCTAGAGAATACCTGATTAGTACTTTAATAATTACTGTTCTAGGagggtaaataaattttattagctTTAATAACTGGAAAATATACCTTAATGAATTCTAAATACACACagtaaatactaaaaaacaaacagatcatataaaaaatatatatattatagatACTTACAATCTTTATCCTTGGAATCCATAAACATGGTTAAAGCAGAAAATCTGGGCACTTGTGTAAGATGGTATAAAAACCCATAAACGTCGTCTCCATTCGCTACAAACCCATTTGACAAAACCTCCAAAATACTGCTGAAAACAGTGCTATCCAATGACTCTTTGAATAATTTGGGAATTTCATTGGGCTCTATTAGCTTCAAATACTCATATTTATTGTCTGCAGTCTTCAAGGTTTTCCACATGCTATAAAACTGAACTGATGTTTTGGGAATTTCCAATGTCGTCTCCTGAGAAAATTCCTcgattttgatgtttttggtGTCCTTTAAACATTTGTTGTGTAATTTGGTAATAAGTATGTTTTCGGTGTTTTTATCTTCCTTAGGTTTGATTTCTGCTACTTGGATTTCTTGtactattgtttttttttctaactcATTGAGATCTCCACTTATAATAATGCCACTAGGCTGATTTGAGTCCGGCAATGGGTTTTCAATCAAAATGTcaccaatttcatttttggctttggctttgttatttttaaagacaGAAATCTTTCTTATAGTGTCACGATTGGAATCTAAATCTTCTTCTTCAAAATTAACTTTCTTCACGTGCTCTACAACATGCTTTTTAATTGCCTCAGGTTTATTCAACGGTTGCTCTGAAGCCTCATCTATATGCTTAGAGACGCTGTTAATTTCAGAAACTTGAATCTTAACAAGAGGCTTTTTGGAGCGCAAATGTGGAGGCTTCTTTATTGCGTTAATATTCACAATCTCACATCCAGGATCTGGCCAAGAAGATCCAGTACTTGAACCCAATACCTGACTATTACTAATACTTCCTATTGCAGGTTTTGCGGTCTGTCCTTTATTTCGGGAAgctgtaaattttgatattatacGACTAGGGTTCTCTACGGTGGTATTGATGGTGCCCAATTTCTTTCTAATCCTCTCAAGAGCGGCCTTCGACTCTGTATTCTTGGGTTCGTGAGTAAGCGCGACTTGTAAATCGCTGATTGCCAGCTCAAATTTTCCTAGAGATTCTCGAGCTGAAGCTCGTCTTTGCAAAGCCTTGACGTATGTGCTATCTAGTCTTAAAGCCAGGGTACAGTCTGCTTCTGCTGCTATAAAGCTGAAATATGATAGAAAGGtataaagtgaaaataatacttgaggtaacatcattaaaaaattaaatttcatgtaatacctaacaaaacaaaaaaatcactatACGTCGCTGCCCATTACTCACATTCACTGGCGTCATTCGACAGAAGTAGTAGCGCATTTGTTGTATAActgtatcaaattttgaagcaaaaattatacaaactccaatttaaatatttttgacagtAGCTTGTCATTCTGCAAAGCTCCCAATACTTACACAACTCTTGATTCTGTCAAATGAGGTCAATGTATTAACTAGGTGATGTAAAACTTTTGCTATCCCTTAGACCGATAGAGTTATGAGGTCAATTAAATGAGACAACAAATGCAAAATATAATGGTAAACTAAGATTTAAAAACGGTGTTGTCGCACTTTATTTAGtttataaaatatggaaaaaatcgcAATCCatgaaaacagttttttcaaaattaatctaaaactagttttataaaaaaataaatacgaaaaatgtttagatTTTTGATATCAACACATTAATCTTAATACATTTTGTTCTATCTGCTTGGTTTCTGACATATCAGCTCCAGCCatgccattttttaaatgccagccttatttttttcaaattttgagaagTACTTTTTACTCTAATTTAATTACCTATCTTACGGTTGCACTGTTCAACttttcatttaagaaaaaaaacatcattaGGTTTTTTTTGAAGTGAAGTTTTAgggattttgttattttcagtaTCTTCTAAGtatgaacaaaaatattaggtccgtagttaaaaaattatagatatagctgtatttcagaaaataaattgcaaaaaaaatgagtAATATCAAAATGTAGCTTTCgaaaaatgaatgaaacttTCTCTTTTCTGAAATAACCGACCTTTTAACGCTAACGGTTTTTAAGAGAGCAATAATTAACCAGATTACTGAACCACCTCATTCATACAGTGTTTCTTAATAGtatgtaaaaattttcgagGGTGAATCtgtgaataattttaagacaaaaattcaaatgaaagtgGGTTCATTTTTGCTTCCTGTTTGTAATACAgagtgataaaaaatataattttttctttaactttttcctaataatatttttaatttcatcaatTACGTCTCAAGTGATGTGACCctaaacatttaaaacgaaaaatatgataaacaactacttctaaaatttaaaaataataatcagagGGCTTcatttttctgtaaaaaaaggtttttttttacaatgctAACggatttcatgaaaaaaaaactttcttttccaGCTAATTTCACAACTGCAAGACTAAATTGGGTGCATTACATTACTTATAAAAGAACAATTAGATAAAGCGTTGAAAATGCCTTCCACCTGCAATCCCTCGTGTATTTTTCATTGTGTTAAACAACTGAATTGTGAAATTTCTCAGTTGCagattgttgcattttttttcatgaaaatggtGAACgttaggaaaaatatttataaaactattttttcagaaaaatatggagaatatagaaaattatgtttttttaaaaaacagaGGCGTATATTTTTCGTTCgaaagaatttaaatatattacatCAATGAGGACGTTattggtgaaattaaaaacattttttactttgaaagATGTCTTTATGCTTATTTTACATTccttaattttcataaaaacatttaatgccAGAACGAACTTactatacaaaaataattttttgtcatcctgtattttaaataatagtcGAAAATGAATTCGTATTcatatgagtttttttcttaaaaccaCCGACATATTTAACCTCTACATTTTTGATATACTATTATAAAACACTAATTAATAATCCTTTcataatttactttttgaaaattattcaacGCGGAATACGACTGAACAAGAACTTAcctgtttttctttaagtaacaTAACCCTCTATTTGCGTAATAGATGGGATCATACGCATAACAATTAATGGCCTTAGTGTAACATTCCATGGCTTTGTCCCATTCCTtcgttttaaaataagcatttCCCTAAAGAATTTTTGGAATAAGACATGGTAAATATCTCCCACGAATACGTGTATATAGTCTTTTGCCAACATTGGTTaacttatattaaaataccAGAATATGGGGACTAAAGAATGGAATATAGAGACTatggaattaaaaaactacATTATATGTGAAAATAATGCAGTTTACAACATCCTTTTAAGTACTCTCCTGACCGTATCTCTTTCTTATAACTGTGAGAATTCCATTTACCACCtgttttacaacaaaaaaaaacatgcatttttttattaagcatCAATTATAACCACAATAATAGACATTAACAGAAATTTAatcataacaaattatttaaaagtacGCGGTGAAAATTTGTGTTAGCTATTTTGAACACGACAGCTTCTGTCAACGCTTACATGCCAACAATTATACAaagatatcaaaaatatatagaatttGGATCGTGAAATTATCCCACAAATATAACtcatgcaaaaaaaattcttggtAATTTTAGACAAATTCATGCAATCTGGATCAAAAAACAACACTTGTGTACTACAGCCACCTGTGCTTTTTTCATTATAAGTTGCATTCATACAAAATATTGTCCTAAAGTTCATTGAtatttccaattaattttaatgcactTATTATATTATACACATACGATTATTACCTTCTCTTTATGTACAATGGCTTCATCTCTTGATCCTTCTTCGAATTCATCTGTTAACTCTGAGTCGTCTTTGCAATCATCATCCACATGTTCACATTCCAAGTCCGCGTCGAACTTTTCCCATTTCGCGTAGTCCGTGGAGCTTGTTTTGGATAATTTCGTCCCTTGCTTTATTTTCGTATTCTGTTTTGAAGTCTTTGATTTACCAGTGTTCACTTTTGATTTCTGTAATAAATGGATAAGTAATTTGGTAAATCACAAATTAGTAGCAAGATTAATTGAGGAAAAAGGTACTTTTCTAATAACCAAAATATCCatgcaaaaatgcaaatgatATCATATATCGCcctatacatatgtatatacacaCATACGTATTACGTATGTTCAAGGACCGGTAAGGTTACTAACAATGTCTCTTTGAAATATATGCACTTTAATGCacaaataagcaaaaaaagaCAATTATTTGTTACGTAAatgtttaatagaaaatatatgtCACAAAGCCTGAAAAATTCTCTGATATGTATAAAaactaaacatttaaatttgaagtttccaaaaaaaacaaaagttatCACTTACAGAACcggctttaaattttttgtcaaGAAATCGACATTATTGAAAAACATACATTCTTTTATCTAGAGAACACAACTATTACTATtataactatttaaaaatagtaataagtGATAATTAGTCCCTGAATTCGAATATAAAGTTAAATAAGAAAACTGTATTAATACCCTCCATTTTTACCCTTCAATGTTAAAATAAGCCATTGCAAATTCGCACaggaaataaaaacatgaGAGTTTTGGTTTTTGCCATTTATTTGGTTTACGGGTACTTTAGAATTttaaccaaattaaataattaaatctctGTTCTAGTTGTTTTGCAGACAAACAAATTCCAAAAGACTTTATTTTAGGGGCTGGAACGTCAGCATTTCAAATAGAGGGCGGCTGGAATGAAGATGGCAAAGGCGAGAGTATATGGGACACCTACCTTCATAATCAaagtaaatgttaatttgtaacaatttaattaatgaactTGGTCTTTTAGATGCTAAAGAAAACGGAGATGTGGCATGTGATTCCTACCATTTCTGGAAAGAGGATGTGGAAAATGCTAAAGCCCTGAGCCTTGACTATTACCGGTAATTaactaataaaagaaaatttagatactggaaatattatttagaatttcgaTTGCTTGGTCAAGAATACTGCCCAATGGAACAATCAACAACATTAACCAAAAAGGCATAGATTATTACTTAAATATCATTAAAGTATGTATTATTTAAAGGCTTTCAactaatattttgataaataggAAATCAATTTCAGGCTTTGAAGAATGCAGGTGTAGAACCCATGATAACGATCTATCACTGGGATATGCCAGAGTACATCTTTAAATTAGGAGGTTTGCTTAATCCCGAATTTGTAAACTATTTCGAAGACTATGCGAGATTGCTTTATCAACTTTATGGACCTTATGTTAAGTACTGGTAAGTTATGATAAATTAATCCCTGAAATAATGTGGAATTGAATATaagatttataaaatttggaaattggtaagtatttaaaaacatttaaaactctttCATTATATACTGATGGAATGCCGATTACGCAAATATCTGAATTTCTTTGTCATAAACAGCTCTTATATACGTTTAtgataaacaaattgaaatttttgtttaatttaataggCATATTTGATGGCCAATTAAGACTCTTGCAagattttatcttttaaaaagGTCGTCTcttccttctcttttttttaaatgaaaacaactcttggaagattttattttcgatGAGTTGCTTTCATTAGAGCTTAATAGACATTAAACAAATATAGAATATAGAATTATctatttcaaactttttacCTTAAACTTAATATGGCCCatttttccttcaaaacaatTGAAACGAATATTaacacatacatacatatcttacaaaaatcataaaattttccatcaaATCCTTGTTTAAAGACAAACTTTATACATCTAAAATGCATATTTCTCTAATATGACTATTCTTATAGGATTACAATCAATGAACCATCCCTAATTTGTACTAATGGTTATGAATATGGCATAGTGGCACCAGGCTTAAAGTTAATTGGTGACGGCATTTACCAATGCAGTTATATACTCCTCAAATCCCACGCAAGAGCATACAGAATCTACGACAAGGAATTCAAATCCAAATACAATGGTAAAAACACCATCAACAAAATTTGCTCTTGAAGAAACATTCGTTTATTAGGCCAAGTTGGTATCGTCATTAACTTTGATTGGGCTGAACCTACATCAAATCACGAATTGGATATAGCGGCTCAAGAAAGGCATATTCAGTTTAACGTATGTGTAAGAAAACCATCACTTCCCTTATGTTTAAACTTAAGTTGAACTAGTGATTCAAAAAACTACTAAATGCCTGTTTTaagggtttttttttacaaaatttagcTGGGTTGGTGGGCAAATCCAATATACTTAGGGAATTGGCCTGAATTAATGATAGCCCGTATTGCTAACCGAAGTAAACTTGAGGGCTTTCAAAGGTCTCGACTGCCAGAATTCACACAAGAAGAAATTGATTACATTAATGGAACCCATGACTTTTTTGGACTCAATACGTAAGTGAAGCTTACACTTATGTTATTTATCGAtgtatatgtaaatatttgtataTGTGTAGTAACATATACTTATATTCATATCTGTATTATAATATGTATGCATATATGGAAAATGTCACCTAAAATGACTAAATGTAACAGATACTCGGTCAACCAAGTTACCTATGTACCGGATCGTCCAATTGCACAACCTTCCTACCTTTTAGATCAGTCGGTTAATCAACTCAAAAATGATAGTTTTTATTATCCTGACGGAGTAAGGACATGtcttaattatatttataacaGGTAAGTATACATGTTACCAAACTAATAAATACTGTTCATATTATTACAACGATATTTAGATATAAACCTCAAGGGATTCTGATAActgaaaatggaaaacaaaCTCAAAATGAACTAAATGATGACGAGAGGATCTCTACAATTAGAGTAAGAAAACCAATGGCTGTTTTATGCTGATATTAACTTAATCTTTTGGTTTCAGGATTATTTGAGTAGAGCTATAGATGCCAAGGAGCAAGATAAAGTTAATGTCATTGGTTACTTAATTTGGTCCCTGATGGATAATTTTGAGTGGGGATCATATGagtaatttattaacagaattaatactttaagaattttacaacaatgaaaattacaggaaaaaatttggaataatCCATGTTGATTTCAACAATCTGAACAGAACTAGAACATGGAAGAAATCGGCTTTTTGGTACCAAAATGTAATTTCCACTAGAATATTAgatgtataattttatttcacctTTAGATGGcatggtaaaaaaaataaatgattaaatttatttaagatttgtTCTCTCCTTGATCAGGTTATGTGATATTCTAAATGATCACTGATGTTGgaaataattctttattttgattaagaaaataattgctCTGAAGAAAATCATAGTATAGGCGGGCGCATCAGCATTTTTCCAACTATATTTCAATTCCCTAAGACTATTATTGCATTAATAGGAAAAAGAcatgaaattttacataacGATAATTAATGTTACACGTTTATAATAGATTACCTGCGGTATATAGAGGTGAGTAAAATATGTcatatcaaaatattgattCAATGGAATAATGTGAAAACTACTACCTGTGAAAAAACTCCTTTTTTGTTGGAACTAAATTATAAACCTTTAGTGATTTAACTGCTATATTGTTTGATATTTGAAATCAGACTTTTAACAActtgttgaagttttaaaagggTTTACTTTTCCAAACCTTATGAAATCCTTATGAATTCATACTTTATGTGTTATGAAAAGTATATTTCCTAACTGCTCAGTACaacaaatattactttttctatgggtacatttttaaatattaacataacgaaggtaaaaataaattgcattaTGATGAAGTATTAAAGATATTGCAACGGGCATGTCCTATTACTTTTcaattatcaattattatcTTTTTGATAAAGAACCAAAAGCATGATTCAACtacacatattttttccaattttcgagAGACTAAGTAGATATAGGTATTAACATATGAAAATTGAGATGAACGAAATCATTAATGGGTACATAGTTTATAAATTGTGAAACATTTGCACCATTTAATAcccatattaatatttaagtttctattttcaataaaggaTTCTATCTTCCATATATTCCTGTTCTTAACTACCATATCTTTGGGGCATTCTATTATAGAGGATGAGTCATAACAGATCTGACACAAAGCTGGTGCATGTAGGGGACCtcaaaatataacaatttgttaatgttttttttaccattgacagttaagaaaatattgaCCTGTGAAgttgttttgaaaacttcgaaAAAAGGGCATATTTCAGAAATGCATTTCACAACTGAATCCCAAGTTtcccaatttaaaatatgtttaattggTAGAAATGTGAAATTAATGGATGTTTGATAACGGTTGGATTAGGGGCAAAGTAAAGTTTAAAAgagttcaaatttttttatgtgtaaaGTAAGTAACAAACCAATAACATCATTATATggcaaatttaattctaaaacttttattcctcttcaaaatttgttgaagaCCTTGTCATTTTTGATAGATATATAGTTGTGTGGAACAGaatcaaatcaaaatcaaacagatttaaaagaattattacCCAAAAATGATGATGTTTCTGACTGGTAAACTATTTGTAATTTGCTAAAGTATCTTAAATGTGgcattatattattaaactaCATTTGACTGGTAAACCTTCTAGATGCTCTTAAATGCTATTCTACAAAACTTGAACTGTGTCCAAAATGATaagatttttgacaaattttaagAGGGAATGAcagttttagaaattaatttattattaaatgacattttttttgttagttgcTTTACAAAGCAAAAAATCCCAACTCTTTTAGCCCTTACCCTACCCCTAATCCAACCCTTATTGAGCATCTATCAATTTGACATTTGTACTGATTAAAGATGTTGatatgaataaaatatgttcCAAATTTCGTTACGTTGTGACATCAAATTTCTGAATTatcccattttttaaaaatctacaaGCCAACTTCGGAAGACAATATCACTTCAACAATCacttgtaaagaaaaaaaattcaactaatTGTCACATTTTGCAGTCCCCTATAAGCACTTACTCTGCGTTGGTTCTATTGCGACTCACTCtatataaatattcaatacaaaatgcaaaatcaCTTTTTAACATCTTATATTATCTGTCTGTCTATCTTACAACTGTCACCTTATCTAAGTCTTTTAGTAAGAGCTTTTAGATTCTTAATAAATCTGCAGAAAAAAACTTGCTTGTTACCAAGCAAATTACTTTGCAATGGATTCTATTTGGTGAATTCAAATGAATGCACACAAATATGGTTCAAAATAGCTTAGAAAGATGCATAAAAGTCAAGATAAAAACCTATATTTAAAACATCCCAAACCTTTGAACATACCTATTTCATATAACCAccagataaaataatttataccaAAAATAGATGCTTTTGCTACATACCTTAGAGGTGTCTTCTTTGAGAGACTCGTCCTTGCGCTTCATTTCCTCCCCCCAACTTTTCAAGTCTTTATAGAAATCTTGTAAATCAGACGAATTTTCttcgaaatatttctgaaGCAAAATCGGATTCATATTCTAAGATctttataa
This genomic interval from Euwallacea fornicatus isolate EFF26 chromosome 24, ASM4011564v1, whole genome shotgun sequence contains the following:
- the spag gene encoding RNA polymerase II-associated protein 3 isoform X2, with the translated sequence MDILVIRKKSKVNTGKSKTSKQNTKIKQGTKLSKTSSTDYAKWEKFDADLECEHVDDDCKDDSELTDEFEEGSRDEAIVHKEKGNAYFKTKEWDKAMECYTKAINCYAYDPIYYANRGLCYLKKNSFIAAEADCTLALRLDSTYVKALQRRASARESLGKFELAISDLQVALTHEPKNTESKAALERIRKKLGTINTTVENPSRIISKFTASRNKGQTAKPAIGSISNSQVLGSSTGSSWPDPGCEIVNINAIKKPPHLRSKKPLVKIQVSEINSVSKHIDEASEQPLNKPEAIKKHVVEHVKKVNFEEEDLDSNRDTIRKISVFKNNKAKAKNEIGDILIENPLPDSNQPSGIIISGDLNELEKKTIVQEIQVAEIKPKEDKNTENILITKLHNKCLKDTKNIKIEEFSQETTLEIPKTSVQFYSMWKTLKTADNKYEYLKLIEPNEIPKLFKESLDSTVFSSILEVLSNGFVANGDDVYGFLYHLTQVPRFSALTMFMDSKDKDCLWELIHYLREKAQTVKIANEQIQDLILKYEL
- the LOC136346760 gene encoding myrosinase 1-like isoform X1, which gives rise to MRVLVFAIYLVYGCFADKQIPKDFILGAGTSAFQIEGGWNEDGKGESIWDTYLHNQNAKENGDVACDSYHFWKEDVENAKALSLDYYRISIAWSRILPNGTINNINQKGIDYYLNIIKALKNAGVEPMITIYHWDMPEYIFKLGGLLNPEFVNYFEDYARLLYQLYGPYVKYWITINEPSLICTNGYEYGIVAPGLKLIGDGIYQCSYILLKSHARAYRIYDKEFKSKYNGQVGIVINFDWAEPTSNHELDIAAQERHIQFNLGWWANPIYLGNWPELMIARIANRSKLEGFQRSRLPEFTQEEIDYINGTHDFFGLNTYSVNQVTYVPDRPIAQPSYLLDQSVNQLKNDSFYYPDGVRTCLNYIYNRYKPQGILITENGKQTQNELNDDERISTIRDYLSRAIDAKEQDKVNVIGYLIWSLMDNFEWGSYEKKFGIIHVDFNNLNRTRTWKKSAFWYQNVISTRILDV
- the spag gene encoding RNA polymerase II-associated protein 3 isoform X1; translated protein: MNPILLQKYFEENSSDLQDFYKDLKSWGEEMKRKDESLKEDTSKKSKVNTGKSKTSKQNTKIKQGTKLSKTSSTDYAKWEKFDADLECEHVDDDCKDDSELTDEFEEGSRDEAIVHKEKGNAYFKTKEWDKAMECYTKAINCYAYDPIYYANRGLCYLKKNSFIAAEADCTLALRLDSTYVKALQRRASARESLGKFELAISDLQVALTHEPKNTESKAALERIRKKLGTINTTVENPSRIISKFTASRNKGQTAKPAIGSISNSQVLGSSTGSSWPDPGCEIVNINAIKKPPHLRSKKPLVKIQVSEINSVSKHIDEASEQPLNKPEAIKKHVVEHVKKVNFEEEDLDSNRDTIRKISVFKNNKAKAKNEIGDILIENPLPDSNQPSGIIISGDLNELEKKTIVQEIQVAEIKPKEDKNTENILITKLHNKCLKDTKNIKIEEFSQETTLEIPKTSVQFYSMWKTLKTADNKYEYLKLIEPNEIPKLFKESLDSTVFSSILEVLSNGFVANGDDVYGFLYHLTQVPRFSALTMFMDSKDKDCLWELIHYLREKAQTVKIANEQIQDLILKYEL
- the LOC136346760 gene encoding myrosinase 1-like isoform X2, whose amino-acid sequence is MRVLVFAIYLVYGCFADKQIPKDFILGAGTSAFQIEGGWNEDGKGESIWDTYLHNQNAKENGDVACDSYHFWKEDVENAKALSLDYYRILPNGTINNINQKGIDYYLNIIKALKNAGVEPMITIYHWDMPEYIFKLGGLLNPEFVNYFEDYARLLYQLYGPYVKYWITINEPSLICTNGYEYGIVAPGLKLIGDGIYQCSYILLKSHARAYRIYDKEFKSKYNGQVGIVINFDWAEPTSNHELDIAAQERHIQFNLGWWANPIYLGNWPELMIARIANRSKLEGFQRSRLPEFTQEEIDYINGTHDFFGLNTYSVNQVTYVPDRPIAQPSYLLDQSVNQLKNDSFYYPDGVRTCLNYIYNRYKPQGILITENGKQTQNELNDDERISTIRDYLSRAIDAKEQDKVNVIGYLIWSLMDNFEWGSYEKKFGIIHVDFNNLNRTRTWKKSAFWYQNVISTRILDV